The following are encoded together in the Diabrotica undecimpunctata isolate CICGRU chromosome 7, icDiaUnde3, whole genome shotgun sequence genome:
- the LOC140446111 gene encoding LOW QUALITY PROTEIN: uncharacterized protein (The sequence of the model RefSeq protein was modified relative to this genomic sequence to represent the inferred CDS: substituted 2 bases at 2 genomic stop codons), translating into MSNLIKCGLMGFAVKISEVDSVNTNNAVNEENSQEEKSSKTRKSKXKSPRLTTIXRAREESKVITKGLGPEVEGRCRTRSAAKGVTSPPPAKKERKSFSTTKTLRDRPKRAVEESSDSHDEKSETSVVKSEEQAKRIDESKSEADTTETNSHDDKEEFGNNNADASKCEDQAISVDEKCEADGNETNLHDDKEGSANNNADARDEPDADAEESTPAPAAIENGAKEDSVDDAPASEEEKKVEEEESKSISDELESASTEQTEDKKPAE; encoded by the exons ATGTCAAATTTGATCAAATGTGGACTTATGGGTTTTGCAG taaaaatatCTGAAGTGGATTCAGTAAACACTAATAATGCTGTAAATGAAGAAAATAGTCAAGAAGAAAAAAGTTCCAAAACTAGGAAATCCAAGTAAAAGTCTCCTAGACTAACGACAATTTAGAGAGCTCGAGAAGAAAGTAAAGTGATTACTAAGGGCTTGGGACCTGAGGTTGAAGGAAGATGCAGAACAAGGTCAGCAGCTAAAGGTGTAACTTCCCCACCTCCAgctaaaaaggaaagaaaaagttTTAGCACAACTAAAACATTAAGGGACAGGCCTAAGAGAGCTGTAGAAGAAAGTAGTGATTCACATGATGAAAAATCTGAAACCTCGGTAGTTAAAAGTGAAGAACAAGCAAAACGTATTGACGAATCCAAAAGTGAAGCTGACACTACAGAAACTAATTCACATGATGATAAAGAAGAATTTGGTAATAACAATGCCGATGCTTCAAAGTGTGAAGATCAGGCAATAAGTGTTGATGAAAAGTGTGAAGCTGATGGTAATGAGACTAATTTACATGATGACAAAGAGGGATCTGCCAATAATAATGCTGATGCTAGGGATGAACCAGACGCAGATGCTGAGGAATCTACTCCTGCACCAGCTGCCATAGAAAATGGGGCGAAAGAGGATAGTGTAGATGATGCTCCCGCCTCCGAAGAAGAAAAGAAGGTCGAGGAAGAAGAGAGCAAAAGTATTTCCGATGAACTTGAATCGGCAAGCACTGAGCAGACGGAAGATAAAAAGCCTgctgaataa